The genomic interval AAAAATGCTTTAGTTACTGATAAGGTTCCAAATAATTCTTTATCCAAAGATTACATTATTTTTTCTTCAATAAAATATTCCAATCTTTTTAATAATCATTATGTGTAGAAGGGTTTTATGCACGTAAAATTTTTTAATCATTTTTCTTTATTTTTTAATTTACTCAAAGCACTAAGGATTCTTTATTACAAGAGCTAGTCCGATCAATTGTTGACAGTTTATTTTACTCAATTTTATTGTCTTTATTTTTTGTAGCTTCATTCTTACTAAGACAAAAACAATCCTATTAATCAATTCCATTAATGTGTCGAACTGTTATAAGCATTAATTAAATTCATGTAATTTCAAAAAAAAGAAGCCTTGTTACAGCATTTTACAATACATTTTTCTTCGCGCGCCGAAGGCGTCAAACTAACATTTGCTTAACCTGCGTTTTGTTTGGCGCGGTTTTTGCCGAGCGTAGCGAAGTGCAAAAATCCGTGACAAGCAAATAAGTCAGGTTGAAGCAGTTGTTAGGCGAATTCTTTTTCAAGAGACACTTCATATTCAACTTCGTCTAATTCAACATTACTCATATTAATACTTTTAAATTCTTTAACAATTATTCCATTTAAACTCTCTGGAATTTTCCTACTAGAAATATTTCTTTTATCAACTGGATAGCGAGCTTTATTCCATTTATTCTGTTTAACAGCCCAATTAACAATTCCTTTAATTGTTTCTTGCCCATATTTATTCCCAAAAGACTCTTTTTTAATCCATATTCCTAATTCTGGAATTTCACTTGTTAAATCATGTAATCCAGCACATCCAATAAATTCATGAGTGTCTTTTTTTGTTATAATAACTTGATAATTTGTTCCTTTCTTCATTTCTAATATAGAGTTGCTCAAAAAATCTATTGTTTCACTAATATCATTTGCAGGTTTCGGATACATATATTTTGTGGTTTCACTATTAAAGTTTTTAAATATTTCATTTGCAAATTTTAGATCAGCAGGCACTAATAATAATCTTTCTGTCTCAATAACTTCTAATGTAAGATCCATATAAATTCCTTCTTGTTAAAGTCATTAAAGAAACAATTATACAAAACATTATGTTTTGAAATTCTGTGGTTATTAAGTCTAAAAAATTTTAAGTAATTCAAATCACTTTTTGGGTATTCTTTATCTTCGCCGCCGAAGGCGTGCGCCTAACATTTGCTTAACCTGTAATTCCGGCCCGAAGGGATTGGCGTGAAAATTGCACCAAAGGAGCGTAGCGACGACTTGCAATTTTCATGACAAAAGGAATTATCAGGTTGAAGCAGTTGTTAGAACAAAATTCTTTTATCTATATGGTGTCTATTACAAGTTATACAGAAATCAACTTCTTCATAGGAATCAATATTATGCCAGAAATAATATCGACAGCTTCTGATTTGCTCTA from Teretinema zuelzerae carries:
- a CDS encoding GNAT family N-acetyltransferase, producing the protein MDLTLEVIETERLLLVPADLKFANEIFKNFNSETTKYMYPKPANDISETIDFLSNSILEMKKGTNYQVIITKKDTHEFIGCAGLHDLTSEIPELGIWIKKESFGNKYGQETIKGIVNWAVKQNKWNKARYPVDKRNISSRKIPESLNGIIVKEFKSINMSNVELDEVEYEVSLEKEFA